From the Thermococcus sp. 18S1 genome, one window contains:
- a CDS encoding energy-coupling factor ABC transporter ATP-binding protein — protein MLRVENVWHVYETGREALKGVSFEMGEEIVALVGPNGSGKTTLAKHLNGLLKPTRGRVTVDGMDTREHTVAELSMKVGYVFQNPEHMFFEENVFREVAFGPRNLGLSEEEIEERVRWALRAVNLEGYLERTPYSMSGGEKQRLAIACVLAMKPKYLILDEPTTGLDARSSSSVVDAVRKLRSEGHGILLITHDMDLVLELAERVLLLHDGRKVFDGPVEEFFSLELHDFGLEKPELLRISEGAGVGFVRSVRELVDALAGGAV, from the coding sequence ATGCTGAGGGTGGAAAACGTCTGGCACGTCTATGAGACCGGTAGGGAAGCCCTGAAGGGCGTAAGTTTCGAGATGGGGGAGGAGATAGTCGCGTTAGTTGGCCCCAACGGGAGCGGAAAAACCACCCTCGCGAAGCACCTCAACGGCCTCCTGAAGCCCACGCGGGGCAGGGTGACGGTGGACGGTATGGACACGCGCGAACACACCGTCGCCGAGCTGAGCATGAAGGTGGGCTACGTCTTCCAGAACCCCGAGCACATGTTCTTCGAGGAGAACGTGTTCCGCGAGGTTGCATTCGGGCCGCGGAACCTCGGGCTGAGCGAGGAGGAGATTGAAGAGAGGGTTCGGTGGGCGCTGAGGGCGGTCAATCTGGAGGGCTACTTGGAGAGGACACCGTACTCGATGAGCGGCGGCGAGAAGCAGAGGCTGGCGATAGCCTGCGTCCTGGCGATGAAGCCGAAGTACCTCATCCTGGACGAACCAACGACCGGACTGGACGCGAGGAGTTCCTCCAGTGTCGTCGATGCTGTGAGGAAGCTCCGTTCCGAGGGGCACGGGATACTGCTCATAACCCATGATATGGATCTGGTTCTGGAGCTGGCCGAGAGGGTCCTCCTGCTGCACGACGGCAGAAAGGTCTTCGATGGCCCCGTGGAGGAGTTCTTCTCGCTTGAGCTCCACGATTTCGGACTTGAGAAGCCAGAACTTCTCAGGATAAGCGAGGGCGCGGGAGTGGGCTTCGTGAGAAGCGTTCGTGAGCTGGTTGATGCCCTAGCGGGTGGTGCGGTATGA
- a CDS encoding biotin transporter BioY: protein MHSKDVAFAALFAALTAVGAQISIPIGPVPITLQVLFVLLGGLVLGARLGFLSQLAYVVMGAVGIPVFAGLQGGFAVLYGPTGGYIVAFPIAAFIAGYLTEKTEKKTGMLAGSLGGIAVIYLLGWLRLGLFMNGDFESAFTLGVLPFIPVDVIKAALAVLVADRVRKAIDLG, encoded by the coding sequence ATGCACAGTAAAGACGTGGCGTTTGCGGCTCTCTTCGCCGCCCTGACGGCGGTTGGTGCTCAAATAAGTATCCCCATAGGTCCAGTTCCGATAACGCTTCAGGTTCTGTTCGTTCTCCTTGGGGGGCTCGTCCTCGGTGCCAGGCTCGGCTTTTTAAGCCAGCTCGCTTACGTGGTCATGGGCGCGGTTGGAATTCCCGTGTTTGCGGGCCTTCAGGGCGGCTTCGCCGTTCTCTACGGGCCGACCGGGGGCTATATAGTCGCATTCCCGATAGCTGCCTTCATAGCGGGATACCTAACGGAAAAGACGGAGAAAAAAACGGGTATGCTCGCGGGCTCCCTGGGCGGCATCGCGGTCATCTATCTCCTGGGCTGGCTCAGGCTCGGCTTGTTTATGAACGGGGACTTTGAAAGTGCCTTCACGCTCGGGGTGCTGCCCTTCATTCCCGTGGATGTTATAAAAGCTGCCCTGGCGGTTTTGGTAGCTGACAGGGTAAGAAAAGCAATAGATTTGGGGTGA
- a CDS encoding energy-coupling factor transporter transmembrane protein EcfT, translated as MIYPFYTEKSSPLHSLDPRVKIIGTIAGIAAIMLYNDPKILIPLFFAFLLVGRLLGGVEIREQIKLLKPLLPIVIITLVVWPIIYEPRLKGLLFGVSFAMRLLTFALITFLLLMTTTQRDLILGFVRLGMPYEFGLTISIALRYIPTLYVLSRNITDAQRSRGWEVEKGNLLVRAKKMTAVLIPLLVASLKTAHELSIALESRALGATKKRTFLHDIEMTGKDYAATLVVLLLFALALYVRYGLGLGHISIYG; from the coding sequence ATGATATACCCGTTCTACACGGAGAAGAGCTCTCCGCTGCACTCCCTCGACCCCAGGGTCAAGATAATCGGAACAATCGCCGGGATAGCGGCGATTATGCTGTACAACGACCCCAAAATCCTGATACCCCTGTTCTTCGCTTTCCTGCTCGTCGGAAGGCTCCTCGGCGGGGTGGAGATACGGGAGCAGATAAAGCTCCTCAAACCCCTCCTGCCGATAGTCATCATAACCCTCGTGGTGTGGCCGATTATCTATGAGCCGAGGCTCAAGGGACTGCTCTTCGGCGTTTCTTTCGCCATGAGGCTGCTCACGTTTGCGCTGATAACGTTCCTCCTGCTGATGACGACAACCCAGCGCGACCTGATACTGGGTTTCGTGAGGCTGGGCATGCCCTACGAGTTCGGTCTGACGATCTCAATAGCCCTCCGCTACATTCCAACACTCTACGTGCTGTCCAGAAACATAACCGATGCCCAGAGGAGCCGCGGCTGGGAAGTCGAGAAGGGGAATCTCCTGGTGAGGGCAAAGAAGATGACCGCCGTTCTCATCCCCCTGCTAGTTGCCTCCCTCAAAACCGCCCACGAGCTGAGCATAGCCCTAGAAAGCCGCGCCCTCGGTGCCACCAAGAAAAGGACGTTTCTCCATGATATCGAAATGACGGGTAAGGACTACGCGGCCACTCTAGTGGTCCTGCTGCTCTTTGCACTGGCGCTCTACGTCCGCTACGGCCTTGGGTTGGGACATATAAGCATATACGGTTAG
- a CDS encoding DUF63 family protein, whose product MLESLWNELWGFIYKYFWEPMFTRSGYNPINTLVYALMLGFGAIYTYRYILKPLKIKIDRTLFIAVTLMVVFGSTVRALVDGGILPQNPLILTPGIFFTTFFIMLPAIVLDAKLKTYPKLTFGWGALLALWANYLLVTHAKSWEPYGLTLLHTFVSWIPALLIYKYRPFDRLYLYAVLAHLYDMGSTVVAIHFYGYREVHWLENILVQHFGAYFYYPWITFILVIVYYGLQKLIDDEEERRLWYLMVYVLGLGPAIRDPAQLVLQIGG is encoded by the coding sequence ATGCTGGAATCACTGTGGAACGAACTGTGGGGGTTCATATACAAATACTTCTGGGAACCGATGTTCACGAGGAGCGGCTACAACCCGATTAACACGCTCGTGTATGCACTCATGCTCGGCTTTGGTGCCATATATACCTATAGGTATATACTGAAACCCCTCAAGATCAAAATCGACAGAACGCTCTTCATCGCGGTCACCCTGATGGTCGTCTTCGGATCCACCGTGAGGGCCCTCGTCGATGGAGGCATACTCCCCCAGAATCCCCTGATACTCACGCCGGGAATTTTCTTCACCACGTTCTTCATAATGCTGCCCGCCATAGTTCTGGACGCAAAGCTGAAAACCTACCCGAAGCTGACCTTCGGCTGGGGAGCACTCCTGGCACTGTGGGCGAACTATTTGCTGGTCACCCACGCAAAGAGCTGGGAGCCCTACGGGCTGACGCTCCTTCACACCTTTGTATCGTGGATTCCGGCGCTACTGATATACAAGTACAGACCCTTTGACAGGCTCTATCTCTACGCGGTTTTAGCGCACCTCTACGACATGGGATCAACGGTCGTTGCCATACACTTCTACGGCTACCGCGAGGTTCACTGGCTTGAGAACATCCTGGTCCAGCACTTTGGAGCGTACTTCTACTACCCGTGGATAACCTTCATCCTCGTGATAGTCTACTACGGTCTCCAGAAGCTCATAGATGATGAAGAGGAAAGAAGGCTCTGGTATCTCATGGTCTACGTCCTCGGTCTGGGGCCGGCCATCAGGGACCCGGCCCAGCTGGTGCTCCAGATAGGGGGCTGA
- a CDS encoding molybdenum cofactor guanylyltransferase, with translation MLGIILAFPEKRWENYTLPVADEPVVKLTENRLLMGKRIDGVMTVVRKDKLRTYSLHVSNPLPVAARSRMEALLKVLPGEPFFLAEGNMPLIMPFLVNYMTGLFYENEPEALIPVWKDGTAEVTHAVYEPEALEDAINTALAEGYRSLSRITEFLDYEPLSIEELAKRNPKVTLSFFRVKNSLDVRFAAETLGKL, from the coding sequence ATGCTCGGGATAATCCTGGCCTTCCCAGAAAAGCGGTGGGAAAACTACACCCTCCCCGTTGCGGATGAGCCGGTTGTTAAGCTCACCGAGAACCGTCTCTTAATGGGCAAGAGGATAGACGGAGTCATGACGGTGGTCAGGAAGGACAAGCTCAGGACTTATTCCCTCCACGTCTCGAATCCACTTCCCGTTGCCGCGAGGAGCAGGATGGAAGCCCTCCTGAAAGTCCTCCCCGGGGAGCCGTTCTTCCTGGCTGAAGGCAACATGCCGCTGATAATGCCCTTCCTCGTGAACTACATGACCGGGCTCTTCTACGAGAACGAGCCGGAGGCGCTGATACCAGTTTGGAAGGACGGGACGGCCGAGGTCACGCATGCGGTTTACGAGCCCGAGGCGCTGGAAGACGCGATAAACACCGCCCTCGCCGAGGGTTACAGGAGTCTGAGCAGGATAACCGAGTTCCTCGACTATGAACCTCTATCCATTGAGGAGCTTGCGAAGAGGAACCCCAAGGTGACGCTCAGTTTCTTCAGGGTGAAGAACTCTCTCGACGTTAGGTTCGCGGCCGAGACCCTCGGAAAGCTGTAG
- a CDS encoding tyrosine--tRNA ligase, giving the protein MDIERRIELIKRKPTEELLTEENLRHLLEVGVPMQHYIGFEISGYIHLGTGLMAGAKIADLQKAGIKTRIFLADWHSWINDKLGGDLEVIQKVALSYFKEGMKQSIKVMGGDPDKVEFVLASEILEKGDYWQTVIDISKNVTLARMMRSITIMGRQMGEAIDFAKLIYPAMQVADIYYQGVTIAHAGMDQRKAHVIAIEVAQKLKYHALEWKGEKLKPVALHHHLLLGLQEPPVWPIESEEKFKELKTQMKMSKSKPYSAVFIHDTPEEIKQKLRKAFCPAKEVRYNPVLDWAEYIIFREEPTEFTIHRPAKFGGDVTYTTIEELKRDFAEGKLHPLDLKNAVAEYLIELLKPVRDYFEKNPEPLELMREIKITR; this is encoded by the coding sequence ATGGACATTGAGAGAAGGATAGAACTCATTAAGAGAAAGCCAACGGAGGAGCTCCTGACGGAGGAAAACCTCAGGCACCTGCTCGAAGTCGGCGTTCCAATGCAGCACTACATAGGATTTGAGATAAGCGGTTACATTCACCTCGGAACCGGACTCATGGCGGGAGCGAAGATAGCCGACCTTCAAAAGGCTGGAATCAAGACGAGAATCTTCCTCGCCGACTGGCACAGCTGGATAAACGACAAGCTCGGAGGGGACCTTGAGGTCATCCAGAAGGTCGCGCTGAGCTACTTCAAGGAGGGCATGAAACAGAGCATAAAGGTCATGGGCGGCGACCCCGACAAGGTCGAGTTCGTTCTGGCCAGCGAGATACTGGAGAAGGGTGACTACTGGCAGACCGTTATAGACATCTCCAAGAACGTCACCCTCGCGAGAATGATGCGCTCGATAACGATAATGGGGCGCCAGATGGGGGAGGCCATAGACTTCGCCAAGCTCATCTACCCTGCCATGCAGGTGGCCGACATCTACTACCAGGGCGTTACCATAGCGCACGCCGGAATGGACCAGAGGAAGGCGCACGTCATAGCCATCGAAGTGGCCCAGAAGCTCAAGTACCACGCCCTCGAATGGAAGGGCGAGAAGCTCAAGCCGGTCGCTCTTCACCACCACCTCCTGCTCGGCCTCCAGGAGCCGCCGGTCTGGCCGATTGAGAGCGAGGAGAAGTTCAAGGAACTCAAGACCCAGATGAAGATGAGCAAGAGCAAGCCGTATTCGGCGGTCTTCATCCACGACACGCCGGAGGAGATCAAGCAGAAGCTCAGGAAGGCCTTCTGCCCGGCGAAGGAAGTCAGGTACAACCCGGTCCTCGACTGGGCGGAGTACATAATCTTCCGCGAGGAGCCGACCGAGTTCACCATCCACCGCCCGGCCAAGTTCGGCGGCGACGTTACCTACACGACCATTGAGGAGCTCAAGAGGGACTTCGCGGAAGGAAAGCTCCACCCGCTCGACCTCAAGAACGCGGTCGCTGAATACCTTATCGAACTCCTCAAGCCGGTCAGGGACTACTTTGAGAAGAACCCTGAGCCCCTTGAGCTGATGCGGGAGATAAAGATCACCCGCTGA
- a CDS encoding CGP-CTERM sorting domain-containing protein gives MRKAAIILAVFVFFGVFGFAMASATTVGVDLAHGESDKGLAVLTDRDGNVLAEGMIKTISDVTWAYIGPADKADELGIKQLGDKITYDAIKDVDFLILGQPTQAFSPDEVQAIVQWWNDGNRILWVAGDSDYGDGPQRIDFANTILDAIGANLRLDQCSAEDATSNAGAGYRVVGLVNPDSGTPDKDMLTKDFKNGGKVLFHGPGVVAYVDENGNWKKLHGGIAEGIYIIVTTSADGQIVENTDPAAQAYTAGDVGEFPLMAVQLFDDKKNVLIVSGETPYGGYEPMWSPTYHGVDLDGPQFVTNFIHWAISVQQNLGKEETSEGGSTCGPAALIGLALIPLALYRRRK, from the coding sequence ATGAGGAAGGCTGCAATAATACTTGCGGTGTTTGTTTTCTTTGGTGTTTTTGGATTTGCCATGGCCAGTGCTACGACCGTCGGTGTTGACCTCGCCCACGGCGAGAGCGACAAGGGTCTGGCAGTTCTGACCGACAGGGACGGCAACGTTCTCGCTGAGGGAATGATAAAGACCATCAGCGACGTTACATGGGCCTACATCGGTCCGGCCGACAAGGCTGATGAGCTTGGAATCAAGCAGCTCGGCGATAAGATAACCTACGACGCCATCAAGGACGTGGACTTCCTTATCCTCGGCCAGCCGACCCAGGCCTTCAGCCCGGACGAGGTTCAGGCCATCGTCCAGTGGTGGAACGACGGAAACAGGATTCTCTGGGTTGCGGGCGACTCAGACTACGGTGACGGCCCGCAGAGGATAGACTTTGCTAACACCATTCTCGACGCCATCGGTGCCAACCTCAGGCTCGACCAGTGCTCCGCCGAGGACGCCACCAGCAACGCCGGTGCCGGCTACCGTGTCGTCGGTCTTGTCAACCCCGACAGCGGAACCCCCGACAAGGACATGCTCACCAAGGACTTCAAGAACGGAGGAAAGGTCCTCTTCCACGGCCCGGGTGTCGTTGCTTACGTCGATGAGAACGGCAACTGGAAGAAACTCCACGGCGGAATCGCCGAGGGAATCTACATCATAGTCACCACCAGCGCCGACGGCCAGATAGTCGAGAACACCGACCCGGCGGCCCAGGCCTACACCGCCGGTGACGTCGGCGAGTTCCCGCTCATGGCCGTCCAGCTCTTCGACGACAAGAAGAACGTCCTCATTGTCAGCGGTGAGACCCCCTACGGTGGCTACGAGCCTATGTGGAGCCCGACCTACCACGGCGTTGACCTCGACGGCCCGCAGTTCGTCACCAACTTCATCCACTGGGCCATCAGCGTCCAGCAGAACCTCGGCAAGGAAGAAACCAGCGAGGGCGGAAGCACCTGCGGTCCGGCTGCTCTGATCGGTCTCGCCCTCATACCGCTTGCCCTCTACAGGAGGAGGAAGTGA
- a CDS encoding DEAD/DEAH box helicase, producing the protein MLFVVRPGRKKNELEAFFIENEPEKLTAMKNLKAERIYRFIMREGRLFKVLEGSQYRNPKEIEKLLRQARIVLVNADEWEDYFRRRLQNKRVEKAELCRLCLLDGRVTVLTEGNRIKYHGEYICERCAEDELKRELRFRFRSVAMFDQAKKLLDRFRDLDKVLYAFDPRFDPTRHPEITKWDELKAKHVRVEKIHLDELPLPEKFKSVLKAEGVNELLPVQSLAIKNGLLEGESLLVVSATASGKTLIGELAGVPKAMKGRKLLFLVPLVALANQKYEDFKRRYSKLGLRVAIRVGMSRIKTRDELVVVDTGIDADIIVGTYEGIDYLLRAGRKIGNVGTIVIDEIHTLDDEERGSRLDGLIARLRKLYPSAQFIGLSATVGNAGELAKELGLKLVLYDERPVDLERHIIIARNESEKWRHIAVLCRAEAMRKSRQGYKGQTIVFTFSRKRTHELAAYLTSKGLKAKPYHSGLPYKQRKLTEMEFLAQRLDVVVTTAALGAGVDFPASQVVFESLAMGNKWLSVREFHQMLGRAGRPLYHEKGRVYLIVEPGRKYSAQMEGSEDEVAFKLLTAPIEPVMVEWSDELEQDNVLAHSCVFNRLDVIEDVQSKCLGANQSAEKVLEKLEEFGFVRLKGPSVEVTPYGRAVSMSFLLPKEASFIRNNLGKKPAQWIAVKLLPFENLYLSGTLQRELEGAVRGRLSANVFSPSFSAILEELDKVIPELSPNAAERLFTLYQEFFMCPEEDCTEHAMERVSNLIIELRRNGKHPTQIAEHFRKVYGLILYPGDVFTWLDGIVRKLEAVERIARVFRVRSTEEEAKVLKREIEEGRTIRRDRGDNRSYHRSSGMRDREKSRGRNQTRKG; encoded by the coding sequence ATGCTCTTCGTCGTGAGACCTGGGAGAAAGAAGAACGAGCTTGAGGCATTCTTCATCGAGAACGAGCCAGAAAAACTAACCGCGATGAAGAACCTGAAGGCCGAGAGGATATACCGCTTCATAATGCGTGAGGGAAGGCTCTTCAAGGTTCTTGAGGGGAGTCAGTACCGCAACCCCAAGGAGATCGAGAAGCTCCTCCGTCAGGCCAGAATCGTCCTTGTGAACGCCGACGAGTGGGAGGACTACTTCAGGAGGAGGCTCCAGAACAAGCGCGTTGAGAAAGCCGAGCTCTGCCGCCTCTGCCTCCTCGACGGCAGGGTGACAGTTCTCACCGAGGGCAACCGCATTAAATACCACGGCGAGTATATCTGCGAGCGCTGTGCCGAGGACGAGCTGAAGAGGGAGCTCCGCTTCAGGTTCAGGAGCGTTGCCATGTTTGACCAGGCTAAGAAGCTCCTCGACAGGTTCAGGGACCTCGATAAAGTCCTCTACGCCTTCGACCCCCGCTTCGACCCTACGAGGCATCCTGAGATAACCAAGTGGGACGAGCTGAAGGCCAAACACGTGCGCGTTGAGAAAATCCACCTCGACGAGCTCCCGCTTCCCGAGAAGTTTAAATCCGTCCTCAAGGCGGAAGGCGTTAACGAGCTCCTCCCGGTCCAGAGTTTGGCAATAAAGAACGGCCTCCTTGAGGGCGAGAGCCTCCTCGTGGTTTCCGCCACCGCGAGCGGCAAAACCCTCATCGGCGAGCTGGCCGGTGTCCCGAAGGCCATGAAGGGCAGGAAGCTCCTCTTCCTCGTCCCCCTCGTCGCCCTGGCGAACCAGAAGTACGAGGACTTCAAGAGGAGGTACTCGAAGCTCGGCCTCCGCGTGGCCATCCGCGTCGGAATGAGCCGCATAAAGACCCGGGACGAGTTAGTCGTCGTTGACACGGGCATCGACGCGGACATTATAGTGGGAACCTACGAGGGTATAGACTACCTTCTCCGTGCCGGCAGGAAGATCGGCAACGTTGGAACCATAGTGATAGATGAGATACACACCCTCGACGACGAGGAGCGCGGGTCGAGGCTGGACGGTTTAATTGCGAGGCTGAGGAAGCTCTATCCGAGCGCGCAGTTCATCGGCCTCTCCGCAACCGTTGGAAACGCCGGTGAACTGGCGAAGGAGCTCGGGCTGAAGCTGGTGCTCTACGACGAGAGACCGGTGGATCTGGAGAGGCACATAATCATAGCGAGAAACGAGTCCGAGAAGTGGCGCCACATAGCGGTTCTCTGCCGGGCGGAGGCGATGAGGAAATCCCGGCAGGGCTACAAGGGGCAGACGATAGTCTTCACATTCTCGCGCAAGAGGACGCACGAGCTTGCCGCCTACCTCACGAGCAAAGGCCTGAAGGCCAAGCCCTACCACTCCGGTTTACCTTACAAACAGAGGAAGCTTACCGAGATGGAGTTCCTGGCTCAGAGGTTGGACGTGGTCGTTACAACGGCGGCTTTGGGAGCCGGCGTTGACTTTCCCGCTTCGCAGGTGGTCTTCGAGAGCCTTGCCATGGGCAACAAGTGGCTGAGCGTGAGGGAGTTCCACCAGATGCTCGGCCGTGCCGGAAGGCCGCTCTACCACGAGAAGGGCAGGGTCTACCTCATCGTCGAGCCGGGAAGGAAGTATTCCGCCCAGATGGAAGGCTCCGAGGACGAAGTTGCATTCAAGCTCCTGACGGCTCCAATCGAGCCCGTGATGGTGGAGTGGAGCGACGAGCTTGAGCAGGACAACGTTTTGGCCCATTCCTGCGTCTTCAACCGGCTCGACGTCATCGAGGATGTCCAGTCCAAATGCCTCGGCGCCAACCAGAGCGCGGAAAAGGTCCTCGAAAAGCTTGAGGAGTTCGGCTTCGTCCGGCTTAAAGGGCCGTCCGTGGAGGTCACCCCCTACGGAAGGGCCGTGAGCATGAGCTTCCTCCTGCCCAAGGAGGCCTCTTTCATAAGGAACAACCTTGGAAAGAAGCCCGCTCAATGGATAGCCGTCAAGCTCTTGCCCTTCGAGAACCTCTACCTGAGCGGAACGCTCCAGAGGGAGCTTGAGGGTGCAGTGAGGGGGAGGCTGAGCGCCAACGTATTCTCGCCGAGCTTTTCAGCTATCCTTGAGGAGCTCGACAAGGTCATCCCGGAGCTCAGCCCCAACGCCGCCGAGAGGCTCTTCACGCTCTACCAGGAGTTCTTCATGTGCCCCGAGGAGGACTGCACCGAGCACGCGATGGAGCGCGTCAGCAACCTGATAATCGAGCTGAGGAGGAACGGTAAGCACCCCACGCAGATCGCGGAGCACTTCAGGAAGGTCTATGGATTGATACTCTATCCCGGAGACGTCTTCACGTGGCTCGACGGCATCGTGAGGAAGCTTGAGGCGGTGGAAAGAATCGCGAGGGTCTTCCGTGTCAGGAGCACAGAGGAGGAGGCGAAGGTCCTGAAGAGGGAGATTGAAGAGGGCAGAACGATACGCAGGGATCGCGGGGACAACAGAAGTTACCATAGGTCTTCAGGCATGAGAGACCGGGAAAAATCGAGAGGACGGAACCAGACTCGAAAGGGATGA
- a CDS encoding pyrolysin — protein MKKVLSAALSLLILFSLVAVLGPPSVSAKPLTNYNVLILKNSDAWGSPSVENTLTNMSIPYDVMTSTELQNKTAQDLIGAYDMIIIVSDQGQQFYNEIGPQMGKLEEYVKAGKVLEIHAANWGWGGGLWTTPLPGGVEIKKSYSNHDYVLANNTTLTSSYASHGYFVGLPANAEIITVQAPTGTPDNTRPSTATYTFGNGRVFVTGLTIEFSVARKGPEWESFYREIIMDNLGYSSIVLPPKAPVQRGIDVMLFNFYYYIQYHRALDEYNVLYTEAVEGGMDNETLGIAQIQNSTAAEYYANASQYGPVVSNFPRIYIFIDLRKAALHQKQAVGVLEEAMADW, from the coding sequence ATGAAAAAAGTTTTGAGCGCAGCGTTATCGCTGCTCATACTGTTCAGTTTGGTGGCAGTGTTAGGGCCGCCGTCGGTTTCCGCAAAGCCCCTAACGAATTACAACGTGCTGATTCTAAAGAACTCTGACGCATGGGGCTCGCCCAGCGTTGAAAACACTCTTACAAACATGAGTATCCCCTACGACGTCATGACAAGCACCGAACTCCAGAACAAAACGGCTCAGGACCTCATAGGTGCGTACGATATGATCATCATCGTCAGCGATCAGGGGCAGCAGTTTTACAACGAGATAGGCCCGCAGATGGGCAAGCTTGAGGAGTACGTGAAAGCCGGAAAGGTTCTCGAAATCCACGCCGCCAACTGGGGATGGGGCGGTGGATTGTGGACCACGCCACTCCCTGGAGGTGTAGAGATAAAGAAGAGCTATTCAAACCACGACTACGTACTCGCCAACAACACGACGCTCACCAGCAGCTACGCAAGCCACGGCTACTTCGTTGGTCTTCCGGCGAACGCCGAGATAATCACCGTCCAGGCACCCACGGGAACCCCTGACAACACCAGGCCAAGCACCGCGACGTACACCTTCGGAAATGGCAGGGTCTTTGTTACGGGACTGACCATAGAATTCAGCGTCGCAAGAAAGGGGCCCGAATGGGAATCGTTCTACAGGGAGATTATCATGGACAACCTCGGATATTCCTCAATAGTGCTTCCTCCGAAGGCGCCGGTTCAGAGGGGAATAGACGTGATGCTCTTCAACTTCTACTACTACATCCAGTACCACAGGGCTCTCGATGAATACAACGTGCTCTATACTGAGGCCGTGGAAGGGGGAATGGACAACGAGACACTGGGGATAGCCCAGATTCAGAACTCAACCGCTGCGGAGTACTATGCCAACGCAAGCCAGTACGGACCGGTCGTTTCCAACTTCCCGAGGATCTACATCTTCATAGATCTGAGAAAGGCAGCGCTTCACCAGAAACAGGCGGTAGGGGTACTTGAAGAGGCGATGGCGGACTGGTGA
- a CDS encoding biotin--[acetyl-CoA-carboxylase] ligase, with protein sequence MAMRGLIRDSRVKRGILDMLRRGERVSGDTIAVELGVSRVAIWKHVRELTALGYTIDSSRKGYMLLSEPGEPYPWELDVRSYYVLRTPSTMDVAGKLAEEGEPGGTFVIAREQTSGRGRRGSRWESRRGGLYFSVILRPDMRLADVSGLVPPTLDAIVRTLSRYGIEAERQECGVYVEGRKMAGVLVEAAGELDMVRYAVIGVGLNVSNPVPAGAASVAEILGDAPSLLEVSRVLFGELMDSLGTFLNSRTEVESDAEGGKRLARL encoded by the coding sequence ATGGCCATGAGGGGACTCATCAGGGACAGCAGGGTTAAGAGGGGCATCCTTGACATGCTCCGAAGGGGTGAGAGGGTATCCGGCGACACCATAGCGGTGGAGCTGGGCGTGTCCAGGGTTGCTATATGGAAGCACGTGAGGGAGCTGACCGCCCTCGGCTACACCATAGACTCCTCCAGGAAGGGCTATATGCTCCTCTCTGAGCCCGGGGAGCCGTACCCATGGGAGCTGGACGTGAGGAGTTACTACGTTCTGAGAACGCCATCGACCATGGACGTTGCAGGGAAGCTCGCGGAGGAGGGGGAGCCGGGAGGGACGTTCGTCATAGCCAGGGAGCAGACATCGGGCAGGGGACGCAGGGGGAGCCGCTGGGAATCCAGGAGGGGAGGACTGTACTTCTCCGTTATCCTCCGGCCCGATATGCGGCTGGCGGATGTTTCCGGGCTGGTGCCCCCGACGCTCGACGCGATTGTTCGGACACTGTCCCGCTATGGAATCGAAGCGGAGCGGCAGGAATGCGGGGTCTACGTGGAGGGGAGAAAGATGGCCGGCGTGCTGGTGGAGGCCGCCGGTGAGCTGGATATGGTGAGGTACGCCGTCATAGGGGTCGGCCTCAACGTCTCCAATCCCGTGCCGGCGGGCGCGGCCTCGGTTGCTGAGATACTTGGGGACGCACCGTCCCTCCTTGAGGTTTCCAGGGTTCTGTTCGGCGAGCTCATGGACTCACTGGGAACTTTTTTAAATTCCCGGACGGAAGTGGAAAGCGATGCTGAGGGTGGAAAACGTCTGGCACGTCTATGA
- a CDS encoding Lrp/AsnC family transcriptional regulator, with protein sequence MPGIDEKDREILRILRKEGRITLTELGKRVGLSPASVKNRVEKLEKLGAIKGYSAIVDPAFLDEYVQAFFELKLAIDDHTIDPILRRVAKLDEVQSLYRRSGERQILVRASFHDTDEVKAFAGRLKRLFGKNLERVEVTLIIDTFKENWVSCEKGKR encoded by the coding sequence ATGCCGGGAATAGACGAGAAGGACAGGGAGATACTCAGAATCCTCCGGAAGGAGGGCAGGATAACCCTAACCGAGCTCGGGAAGAGGGTTGGCCTGTCCCCGGCCAGCGTGAAGAACAGGGTAGAAAAGCTGGAGAAGCTCGGGGCGATTAAGGGCTACTCCGCCATCGTTGACCCGGCTTTCCTCGACGAATACGTTCAGGCGTTCTTTGAGCTCAAGCTTGCCATAGACGACCACACCATCGACCCGATTCTGAGACGGGTAGCCAAGCTGGATGAAGTTCAGAGCCTCTACCGGCGCAGCGGTGAGAGGCAGATACTCGTGAGGGCGAGCTTCCACGACACGGATGAGGTCAAGGCCTTCGCCGGAAGGCTCAAACGGTTATTCGGCAAGAACTTGGAGCGGGTTGAGGTTACGCTCATAATAGACACCTTCAAGGAGAACTGGGTGTCCTGTGAGAAGGGAAAACGCTGA